A window of the Cicer arietinum cultivar CDC Frontier isolate Library 1 chromosome 6, Cicar.CDCFrontier_v2.0, whole genome shotgun sequence genome harbors these coding sequences:
- the LOC101500030 gene encoding AP-1 complex subunit sigma-1 has protein sequence MIHFVLLISRQGKVRLTKWYSPYTQKERSKVIRELSGVILSRAPKLCNFVEWRGHKVVYKRYASLYFCMCIDDEDNELEVLEMIHHFVEILDRYFGSVCELDLIFNFHKAYYILDELLIAGELQESSKKTVARLIAAQDSLVESAKEEASSLSNIIAQATK, from the exons ATG ATACACTTTGTGCTTCTCATTAGTCGTCAAGGGAAGGTCAGGCTCACAAAATGGTATTCACCTTATACTCAGAAGGAAAGAAGTAAG GTAATCCGTGAGCTCAGTGGAGTGATTCTTAGCCGTGCTCCCAAGCTCTGTAACTTTGTAGAGTGGAGAGGACATAAAGTTGTTTATAAAAG GTATGCTAGTCTGTATTTCTGTATGTGTATTGATGATGAAGACAACGAATTGGAAGTCCTTGAAATGATTCATCATTTTGTGGAGATTCTTGATCGGTATTTTGGCAGT GTCTGTGAACTGGACTTGATATTCAACTTCCATAAG GCCTATTATATACTTGATGAACTTCTAATTGCCGGTGAGCTTCAGGAGTCGAGCAAAAAAACTGTTGCCCGATTGATAGCTGCACAG GATTCATTGGTGGAGAGTGCTAAGGAGGAAGCCAGTTCCTTGAGTAATATTATCGCACAAGCCACTAAGTGA
- the LOC101499718 gene encoding proteasome subunit alpha type-4, translating to MSRRYDSRTTIFSPEGRLYQVEYAMEAIGNAGTAIGILSKDGVVLVGEKKVTSKLLQTSTSTEKMYKIDDHVACAVAGIMSDANILINTARVQAQRYTFAYQEPMPVEQLVQSLCDTKQGYTQFGGLRPFGVSFLFAGWDKNFGFQLYMSDPSGNYGGWKAGAIGANNQAAQSILKQDYKDDISREEAVQLALKVLSKTMDSTSLTSDKLELAEVYLSPSGKVKYDVCSPESLTKLLVKSGVTQPATDTA from the coding sequence ATGTCTCGAAGATATGATAGCCGCACAACAATCTTCTCCCCAGAAGGACGTCTTTACCAAGTTGAGTATGCAATGGAGGCCATCGGGAACGCTGGTACTGCAATAGGAATCTTATCAAAAGACGGAGTTGTCCTAGTTGGTGAAAAGAAGGTAACGTCTAAGCTGCTACAAACCTCAACATCAACCGAGAAAATGTACAAAATCGATGACCACGTTGCTTGTGCTGTCGCCGGAATAATGTCCGACGCCAACATCCTAATCAACACAGCCAGAGTCCAAGCACAACGCTACACTTTCGCATATCAAGAGCCAATGCCAGTTGAACAGTTAGTTCAATCTCTCTGCGATACTAAACAAGGTTACACCCAATTCGGCGGTCTCCGACCATTCGGAGTCTCGTTCCTGTTTGCAGGATGGGACAAAAACTTCGGCTTTCAGCTTTACATGAGTGACCCGAGTGGAAATTACGGTGGCTGGAAAGCTGGAGCTATCGGTGCAAACAACCAAGCTGCACAGTCGATACTAAAACAGGACTATAAAGACGATATCAGTAGAGAAGAAGCTGTGCAACTTGCATTGAAGGTTTTAAGTAAAACTATGGATAGTACAAGTCTTACGTCGGATAAACTTGAACTTGCAGAGGTTTATCTTTCACCTTCTGGAAAAGTTAAGTATGATGTTTGCTCACCAGAGTCTCTTACTAAGCTTTTAGTGAAATCTGGTGTCACTCAACCTGCAACAGACACTGCTTAG